Proteins from a single region of Abyssalbus ytuae:
- a CDS encoding DUF6850 family outer membrane beta-barrel protein, translated as MYKKNCFYFFIFLLFIGFNCRSQSNIEDSSLNNLNGLRLLYADYIWLTSDNPVGIAEINQPRLGKAFLGFAQEQGSFFNYNSPKSIDNISFLTEGYTKPNKISYYGKLKYQKSKEYNLVWNDASFIAEENPFIIADSIGGNYDNEIFYLEGKMSSKNAAGNLIWGLALSYKVGNKVDQTDPRPEISSVLFSFKPGVSIVCGQWVLGTNLYLTYLKEKVDFDVVDTHTNYRYFRFMGFGKYLGLSGDDLTRFYKGWDYGGSLQAQYIASHWTNLLEVQLHQDYQRAEEGSGNTRFLAGDYTKISFEVSDRIRFVREWGIHEISLKGGISEIEGKWFDQHQVTDNEGTQYWEVYNESIRYKKTILQAGAGYALMSKLRDTRISQILSAGLNLRMDMADFYPEGYSQNIYNLTARLGVFKQWQTGQTDFSIDIELDYRYNPQSDLDIDEIELVEQVSYPDHYFRSSDYLNVNGILKLGIPKLFNKSTLPYIAIENRWLQTTGTTPYFEKSAYRLYSGVRLGLIF; from the coding sequence ATGTATAAAAAGAACTGTTTTTACTTTTTTATATTCCTTTTGTTTATCGGTTTTAATTGCCGTTCGCAAAGTAATATAGAAGACTCGTCTCTAAATAACCTGAATGGGCTGAGATTGTTATATGCAGATTATATCTGGCTCACCTCCGATAACCCTGTTGGAATAGCTGAAATAAATCAACCCCGATTAGGAAAGGCTTTTTTGGGTTTTGCCCAAGAACAGGGTAGTTTCTTTAATTACAATAGCCCCAAGTCAATTGACAACATCAGTTTTTTAACAGAAGGATATACTAAACCTAACAAAATTTCATATTACGGAAAATTAAAATACCAAAAAAGTAAAGAGTACAATCTTGTTTGGAATGATGCATCTTTTATCGCCGAGGAAAATCCGTTCATAATTGCAGATTCCATTGGGGGAAATTATGACAACGAGATTTTTTACCTGGAAGGTAAAATGTCTTCAAAAAATGCAGCTGGCAACCTTATATGGGGGCTTGCTCTCTCCTATAAAGTTGGCAACAAGGTAGACCAAACCGATCCTCGTCCTGAAATATCATCCGTGTTATTTTCTTTTAAACCCGGTGTTTCTATCGTCTGCGGACAATGGGTACTGGGAACTAACCTATATTTAACTTACCTCAAGGAAAAAGTGGATTTTGACGTAGTAGACACCCATACCAATTATCGCTATTTCCGTTTTATGGGTTTTGGTAAATATTTAGGTCTCTCTGGTGATGACTTGACAAGATTTTACAAAGGTTGGGATTATGGCGGATCTTTACAGGCTCAATACATAGCTTCCCATTGGACTAACCTTTTAGAGGTACAATTACACCAAGATTACCAAAGAGCTGAGGAAGGTTCAGGTAACACCAGGTTTCTGGCAGGAGATTATACCAAAATATCCTTTGAGGTATCCGACCGAATCCGGTTTGTGCGGGAGTGGGGAATACACGAAATCAGTCTCAAGGGTGGCATTTCTGAAATAGAAGGGAAATGGTTTGACCAGCATCAGGTCACTGATAATGAAGGAACCCAATACTGGGAAGTGTACAATGAATCCATCCGCTATAAGAAAACCATACTGCAGGCTGGGGCAGGTTATGCTCTGATGAGTAAACTTCGGGATACAAGAATCAGTCAAATATTATCAGCAGGACTGAACTTACGGATGGATATGGCTGATTTCTATCCTGAAGGATATTCACAGAACATTTACAATCTTACCGCCAGGTTGGGAGTATTTAAACAATGGCAAACGGGCCAAACAGATTTTTCTATTGATATCGAACTGGATTACCGTTACAACCCTCAGTCCGATTTGGACATAGATGAAATTGAACTGGTAGAACAGGTAAGCTATCCCGACCATTATTTCCGAAGTAGTGATTACCTGAACGTAAACGGGATCTTAAAACTTGGAATTCCAAAACTGTTCAACAAATCAACATTGCCTTACATTGCCATTGAAAACCGGTGGTTACAAACCACAGGTACTACCCCTTATTTTGAAAAAAGTGCATATCGCTTATATAGTGGGGTCAGATTAGGGCTAATTTTTTAA